The Apium graveolens cultivar Ventura chromosome 11, ASM990537v1, whole genome shotgun sequence genome has a window encoding:
- the LOC141695591 gene encoding uncharacterized protein LOC141695591, with amino-acid sequence MVPVEVGSGSLRRDRYTEEDAEVNQRLHLDLLEETRENSQLRLVAYQQCAARYYNKKVKGQLLKVGDLVLRNAIPNIKNPQHGIFRANWEGPYKIKAILWKRTYHLEDLEGKLIMRAWNAGHLRKYYQ; translated from the coding sequence ATGGTTCCTGTGGAGGTTGGCTCAGGATCACTTCGCAGAGATCGTTACACGGAGGAAGATGCAGAAGTTAACCAAAGGCTTCACTTGGACCTTTTGGAAGAAACAAGGGAAAACTCCCAGCTAAGGCTCGTGGCATACCAACAGTGTGCTGCAAGGTACTACaacaagaaggtaaagggacaGCTGCTGAAGGTAGGGGATCTGGTGCTTAGAAATGCAATTCCAAATATAAAGAATCCCCAACATGGAATATTtagagctaattgggaaggaccatacaagataaAAGCAATCTTGTGGAAGAGGACTTATCACCTTGAGGACTTGGAAGGGAAGTTGATTATGCGAGCATGGAACGCGGGGCATCTtcgaaagtattatcagtaa
- the LOC141695592 gene encoding uncharacterized protein LOC141695592, which yields MGVQNLIAKSDSELMVNQVNGGFQARGPRTELYLRCTQCLIGKFKEVRLECVPREKNSDADALAKIGSQQEAALLGSIPLEIQEIPSIPEVEVMQVDKAPKETSMMPILAYIHKGALHEDKFKAQRHRYQAARYVVYDEVLYKRGFNQPLLKCVDEEEGNYILWEVKGDVKYAVVAVDYFTK from the exons ATGGGGGTGCAGAACCTAATTGCAAAGAGTGACTCAGAGTTGATGGTAAACCAGGTGAATGGGGGGTTTCAAGCTCGAGGACCGCGAACAGAATTATACTTGAGGTGCACACAATGCCTGATTGGAAAGTTCAAAGAGGTTAGGCTGGAATGTGTACCGCGGGAAAAGAACAGCGACGCGGATGCTCTGGCAAAAATTGGATCCCAGCAAGAGGCTGCGTTATTGGGATCTATACCCTTGGAAATCCAGGAGATTCCTAGTATCCCGGAGGTAGAGGTAATGCAAGTAGATAAAGCTCCcaaggaaacatcgatgatgcCCATTCTTGCTTATATTCATAAGGGAGCACTTCATGAGGATAAGTTCAAGGCTCAACGACATCGCTACCAGGCTGCAAGGTATGTGGTGTATGATGAAGTTTTGTATAAGAGAGGCTTCAATCAACCGCTGCTCAAATGTGTTGATGAAGAAGAGGGGAATTACATCTTATGGGAG GTTAAGGGAGATGTCAAGTATGCAGTGGTTGCGGTTGATTACTTCACTAAGTGA